From the Lathyrus oleraceus cultivar Zhongwan6 chromosome 4, CAAS_Psat_ZW6_1.0, whole genome shotgun sequence genome, one window contains:
- the LOC127073281 gene encoding lipoamide acyltransferase component of branched-chain alpha-keto acid dehydrogenase complex, mitochondrial yields the protein MLINRISPRRALIYGRRLFRPNPSQSFSSASSSSSYYSSVSRSFLSAKSNSRIDFNFKHVKGYCFSAPPVLNIPVGNIVEIPLAQTGEGIAECELLKWYVQEGDFVEDFQPLCEVQSDKATIEITSRYKGKVCNVLHVPGDIVKVGATLLKILIDEPACSSMNLGASENANSSDSDSDQISADESAFNTGALVDSENVKQLSSDNGKGKQAGVLSTPAVRSLAKEHGIDINDVCGSGKDGRVLKEDVLNFAVNKGITKTPSAVLHADFVEQLHGAEERSCDARTKYDRPSEDTILPLRGFQRAMIKSMSLAAKVPHFHYVDEIICDALVELKTSFQKNNPYPDVKHTFLPMLIKSLSMALIKYPSVNSCFKEDAFEVILKGSHNIGIAMATPHGLVVPNIKNVQSLSILEITKELARLQQLASDNKLTSEDISGGTITLSNIGAIGGKFGSPLLNLPEVSIIAIGRIQKLPRFTEDGNVYPASLMTVNIGADHRVLDGATVARFCNEWKKLIENPELLMLHLR from the exons ATGCTTATCAACCGGATTTCGCCGAGAAGAGCTTTGATCTACGGCCGGAGATTGTTCCGTCCTAACCCTTCCCAGAGTTTCTCTTCTGCCTCCTCCTCCTCCTCTTACTATTCCTCTGTTTCGCGATCTTTTCTATCCGCTAAATCTAACTCTCGCATAGAT TTCAATTTTAAGCATGTTAAGGGATACTGTTTTTCTGCTCCTCCTGTTTTGAACATTCCCGTGGGGAACATAGTTGAAATCCCTTTGGCACAGACTGGGGAAGGTATTGCAGAATGTGAACTTCTCAAATGGTATGTTCAAGAG GGTGATTTTGTTGAAGATTTTCAACCATTGTGTGAGGTTCAAAGTGATAAAGCTACTATAGAAATCACGAGTCGGTACAAAGGAAAAGTTTGTAATGTTCTTCATGTTCCGGGTGACATTGTAAAG GTTGGAGCAACCCTTTTGAAGATATTAATTGATGAGCCTGCATGTTCTTCAATGAATTTGGGTGCCTCAGAAAATGCAAACTCatctgattctgattctgatcaGATATCTGCCGATGAATCTGCATTTAATACAGGAGCTTTAGTCGACTCAGAAAATGTAAAGCAACTAAGTTCTGATAATGGAAAGGGGAAACAAGCTGGAGTTCTATCAACACCTGCTGTAAGGAGTCTAGCAAAGGAGCATGGTATAGATATAAATGATGTGTGTGGATCTGGAAAAGATGGAAGGGTTTTGAAAGAAGATGTGCTCAATTTTGCTGTCAACAAAGGAATCACTAAAACTCCATCTGCGGTTTTGCATGCCGATTTTGTAGAACAGCTTCATGGAGCAGAAGAACGCAGTTGTGATGCGAGAACAAAATATGATAGGCCTTCTGAGGACACGATACTCCCCCTAAG GGGATTCCAAAGAGCGATGATAAAATCAATGTCTCTGGCTGCCAAAGTCCCACATTTTCATTATGTAGACGAGATAATCTGTGATGCCCTAGTGGAGCTTAAAACGTCTTTTCAAAAGAATAATCCTTATCCAGATGTCAAGCACACTTTCCTTCCAATGCTAATCAAGTCACTATCAATGGCCCTCATCAAGTATCCCTCTGTGAACAGCTGCTTCAAAGAGGATGCATTTGAAGTCATACTCAAAG GTTCACACAACATCGGAATCGCCATGGCAACGCCACATGGTTTAGTTGTACCGAATATAAAAAATGTTCAGTCGCTTTCCATATTAGAG ATAACCAAAGAGCTAGCAAGGTTGCAACAATTGGCTTCAGATAACAAGTTAACTTCTGAGGACATATCTGGTGGGACAATTACTTTGAGCAACATTGGAGCGATTGGCGGAAAATTTGGTTCCCCGCTTCTTAATCTTCCTGAAGTCTCCATTATTGCCATCGGTCGAATTCAGAAACTTCCGCGGTTTACTGAAGATGGAAATGTGTATCCCGCATCACTCATGACG GTTAATATTGGTGCAGATCATAGAGTTTTGGATGGAGCAACTGTTGCAAGATTTTGCAACGAGTGGAAAAAATTAATTGAAAATCCGGAGTTACTAATGTTGCATTTGAGATGA